The stretch of DNA GGGGTCCTGGGGCAGATACCTGGCCTCTCTAGCCTCTCTATGCAGGTTCACCGTGGCTGCAGCCCATGTCTCAATTCTCCAAACACTCACAAGGAAATCATGGAGACGCTAGGGAGAAGGCAGTTCTAGGGAAAAGGCAGTTAATTTCTCTGTATTCCACCGGCGTACTATGGGCCCATAATTATTGTCCCTTCAGGGAGTATTTGGTGGAGTCAAGGTTCAAATATCCCACTAGCGCCATCGGTTAGTCGGGTTGgtacctacaagtagtgggGAGACTCTCTTTCACTCTCTCTTTCACACTCTCTCTTTCACActctctctttctttctttctttctctctctctcttctcctctctctctctctctttttctctctctttctctctctctctctctctctctctctctctctctatcCCTCTCGATTAATCATTCATGGTGTATTGTTTACAAGCAGCAGTTCGGGGAGCGCTTCCAGACCAGTCTCAGTCAGCTGGACTGATTCTGAAGACAAGTTGGAAGCAAAGTAGCTCATTTTATCGTACTTGGCGACTCGCACGCCAAGTTTGGCAAACGTCATCTCCTAAAAGTCGTCTTCTTGGTCAACTTCCCTGCCGCGATACCTTGACTACTGCAAGCCAGCGACCAAAAGTCAACAGGGTCGAAAGCCCCACGTGGTAGTGAAGAGACAGAAGACTGGGTTATGAAGATAGGTTATAACTGACTGGTAGAAGGGAATTGACAAGTCCCCGAGCCAATATCAGCCGTGTTCTTCCTCAAGCTCCACTCGAGAGCTCCTTCGACAAGTAGACTGGAGAAGCGTGACCATGTGGTGAAGCCGGTTGACAAATCTCcatggaaaaaagaagataATAAAGATGCAATTGAAAGCAGCAGACATGCTAAGAGTAAATGTGAACTCCCTATTCAGGAATAATAATTCTCGAGAAGCCAGACTCACAAAGAGATTGTGTGCTATTCACCACTTGTTTGCCATCCTTGTCTTGAGATATCAGAATGACATCTCCTAAAATGACGCCAGTGAGGATCAGAAGTGTTGTATATACGTGGTATTGAACGATACAGATCAAATTCAGAAGTGTAGACATCATTTCTTTGCTtgagtactgtactggaTGGTGCGTATGTCCTGTGTGCTCCAAAAAGGGCAACAAGAGAGAGGCACACACAACTGTCAACGGGGCACTGGCCGAATACAAGCATTGTCTGCACAAATGGAGAGACAGAAACTGCCATTAAACCACCCTGGGTACCACCACATCAACTGTGCCAAGAAGCTAGTCCACCCATATGGCGATTGCCATGGACCGTGAAAGAAGACACGATCCATGGGTTTACCAAGCCAGCCATTCACACTATCTCCAAGAGGTGTATTTATACCACTGCAATGTCGCATGTTCAACTGaaaaccaccaacaacaatgagATTTATTGGAACATTCGCACTTGCTGCACTGGTTGCTGCCAGCCCTGTCGCCTTCCCTGTAGCGGAAGAGAACATGGCAAACGTCAACGAGCGATTCATtttcaaggacaaggacaaggataGAGATGCTTGCTCCACCACTACTGTTGTCAAGACCGTCTTGAACACCAAGACTGTTACTAAAACAGATATCAAGTATGTTTTTGGCAAAGAGACTTCCACAGTCACTGCCACCGTTACCAAGCCTGCCCCTCCTGCCCTGACTACCACCGTGACCGAGGTCACCAAGATCCATCTTGATCCGTCTACCGTTACTAACACTGTCACTCCCCTGGCGTCCACTACCACGGTGACCAAGAATATTCctgagtacaagtactccaCTACCACTCTGACCGCATGGAAGGGCACTACCACGTCCTACTCCACCATCGTGAAGGATGCAGCTCCCTCCACTACGACTGTGACTGAGATTACGAAGATCCATGTGGATCCTTCCACCACCGCTACTGTCACAGCATTCAAGggcaccaccaccttcacGGCTTTTGAGGGCACCACTACCCATACCGTGGAGGGTAAGCCAGTAACCACCACCGCTACTGTCACAGCCTTCAAGGGAACCACCACAgtcaccaaggacaaggacgtTAGcccttccaccaccaccgtcacGGCCTTCAAGGGAACCACCACCGTGACAGCCTTCAAGggaaccaccaccactactTTCACCTCTATCAAGGATGCTGGCCACCCTTTGACCACCACTGTGACTAAGACAATCAAGACCCACGGCGATCCCTCCATCAGTACTTACACTACCACCTACACCAAGCCTGCGGCTCCGGCGTcagtcaccaccaccacacacttTGCTCCAGCCTCCACTACCACCGTGACAGAGATCTCAAAGATCCATAAGGGTGCCTCTACCACTACCTACACCACCACGTACACCCAGTCCGCAGTGGCTCTTCCTGCCCtgaccaccaccttcaCTGAGTCTGCCTCGACCGTGACAGCTTACGTGCCCAAGTACAGCACTGTGTTCAAGTGCACAGACAAGGACGGCAAGGACGACCATGACAGAAAGGACggcaagggcaagggcaaAGGCGGcaagaacgacaacaaACAGTAACGCTATCTCGACGATGCCCCTGTGTTTGTCATAGGCCAATTTTTCTGACGACTTCCAGTTGTGTGTCAGACTGAGTTGATTATTACTACAGATTCTAGCCTTCACTTTTCTAACTCTCAATAACATGTGATTCTTACTTGGTTGTAGTGAAGAGATCAATCGCAGAAGaagccaagaaggaaatcAAGAAGCATAGCAACAAGCATAGCATCAAGCTTGAAAGTAGTCATATCAGAGTGGAGGCCGGGCAAAGTGTGGAGACAAAGAGACACCTCAGGAACGACGGGGTGTCTCGCAGGAGCAATCCCATGTCTGTCCAAGACGTGTCTCGTAGAGGGATGATTTGGCGATGTGATGCTCAGAGTAAGACAGTGAGATATCATGTTGAAGGGTATGAAACAGATGGGCTTCAGAAAGAAAGGTATCAAGAATGGCTTCAAGAATGGCTTCACGGTACTCACTGACTGGTTTTCATGGGGGCCTTCTAAGAGGATGCCTCTCTTGGGGTAGCAATGAACGCGTCTCCAGTCCCAGATGAACTAAAATCAATCACGGGCGTGGAAATCTCGTCAACGGTATCAAAAGAGTTCGGGGGAGGGGGATTGGAGTGGCTGGTGGAAAATGTTGGTTGGCACTCACCTTTGACCCCACGGAGGCGTAGATATCGTAACG from Yarrowia lipolytica chromosome 1D, complete sequence encodes:
- a CDS encoding uncharacterized protein (Compare to YALI0D13530g, no similarity); translated protein: MRFIGTFALAALVAASPVAFPVAEENMANVNERFIFKDKDKDRDACSTTTVVKTVLNTKTVTKTDIKYVFGKETSTVTATVTKPAPPALTTTVTEVTKIHLDPSTVTNTVTPLASTTTVTKNIPEYKYSTTTLTAWKGTTTSYSTIVKDAAPSTTTVTEITKIHVDPSTTATVTAFKGTTTFTAFEGTTTHTVEGKPVTTTATVTAFKGTTTVTKDKDVSPSTTTVTAFKGTTTVTAFKGTTTTTFTSIKDAGHPLTTTVTKTIKTHGDPSISTYTTTYTKPAAPASVTTTTHFAPASTTTVTEISKIHKGASTTTYTTTYTQSAVALPALTTTFTESASTVTAYVPKYSTVFKCTDKDGKDDHDRKDGKGKGKGGKNDNKQ